A genome region from Stenotrophomonas maltophilia includes the following:
- a CDS encoding MraY family glycosyltransferase, which produces MPWLVMGALLGLALLSAGLTWAARGYALRQQLVDQPGERRSHSVATPRGGGIAIVVSLLITAGAAMWVWPESTPSLLVASLGLVLVAGIGWWDDHRPLPAMRRLLVHFIAAALLAALVKVHGGSWLLAGLVLVFTASLINIWNFMDGINGIAASQAIVVALGLAPILPWPYSLAAVALGLACLGFLPFNFPRARIFMGDVGSGALGYAVAVVLAIAAVRTDIHWILLLVPASAFLVDAGFTLAARIISGQRWMEPHTQHVYQRAVQAGASHAQVTGMYFALGLFSITVLNVCSNLQPRWEAVLAIAWFLALSVLWLLLRNGLRHR; this is translated from the coding sequence ATGCCGTGGCTCGTGATGGGCGCGCTGCTGGGGCTGGCCCTGCTGAGTGCGGGGTTGACCTGGGCGGCACGGGGTTATGCCCTGCGCCAGCAACTGGTGGACCAGCCCGGCGAGCGTCGCAGCCATAGCGTGGCAACGCCGCGCGGTGGTGGTATCGCCATCGTCGTCAGCCTGCTGATCACCGCCGGTGCAGCGATGTGGGTCTGGCCGGAATCGACACCGAGCCTGCTGGTGGCCAGCCTGGGCCTGGTACTGGTGGCGGGCATCGGCTGGTGGGACGACCACCGGCCGTTGCCGGCCATGCGCCGCCTGCTGGTGCACTTCATTGCTGCCGCGCTGCTGGCCGCCCTGGTCAAGGTGCACGGTGGAAGCTGGTTGCTGGCCGGGCTGGTGCTGGTATTCACAGCCTCGTTGATCAACATCTGGAACTTCATGGATGGCATCAACGGTATTGCTGCCAGCCAGGCCATTGTCGTTGCACTGGGCCTGGCGCCGATACTGCCCTGGCCGTACTCGCTGGCGGCGGTGGCGCTGGGCCTGGCCTGCCTGGGTTTCCTGCCGTTCAATTTCCCGCGGGCGCGGATATTCATGGGTGATGTCGGAAGTGGCGCGCTTGGCTATGCAGTCGCCGTCGTCCTGGCCATCGCCGCGGTGCGTACCGATATCCACTGGATCCTGCTGCTGGTGCCGGCTTCGGCATTCCTTGTGGACGCGGGCTTCACACTGGCGGCGCGCATCATTTCCGGACAACGCTGGATGGAACCCCATACCCAGCACGTCTACCAGCGGGCGGTGCAGGCAGGAGCCAGCCACGCCCAGGTGACAGGGATGTACTTTGCTTTGGGCCTGTTCAGTATTACAGTGCTTAATGTCTGCTCCAATCTGCAGCCGAGGTGGGAGGCTGTCCTGGCGATCGCGTGGTTTCTCGCGCTGAGCGTCCTCTGGCTCCTCCTGCGCAATGGATTGCGTCACCGATAA
- the lapB gene encoding lipopolysaccharide assembly protein LapB has protein sequence MDFVTEWLWFFLFVPLAALAGWVIGRRGGQRHGDNQVSRLSSTYFRGLNYLLNEQPDKAIELFLHIAELDKETFETQVALGHLFRRRGEVDRAIRLHQGLVNRHDLSDAQRVQALLALGEDYMKSGLLDRAETVFTELAQLDQRAPQALKHLIGIYQAERDWEKAIDNATRFEDVTGEPMGKLIGQFECELAERFRGAGKLEEARAAIARAYQADAMSVRAGIIEGRLETDAGNAEAAVRAFERAARNDPEYLPELLPALMENYRKVGDLGGARAFLSEMTEHYRGIAPVLALTRLMEEQEGVAPARAYLGRQLKDRPSVRGESALIDLTLAEGADSTATLHDLKHITDQLLVRNPAYRCTRCGFGARTHHWQCPSCKEWGTVKPLLNYAVL, from the coding sequence ATGGATTTCGTCACCGAGTGGCTGTGGTTTTTCCTGTTCGTTCCGCTGGCCGCACTGGCCGGGTGGGTGATTGGCCGGCGTGGTGGCCAGCGCCACGGTGACAACCAGGTCAGCCGCCTGTCCAGCACCTACTTCCGTGGCCTGAACTACCTGCTCAACGAGCAGCCGGACAAGGCCATCGAACTGTTCCTGCACATCGCCGAGCTGGACAAGGAAACCTTCGAGACCCAGGTTGCGCTGGGCCACCTGTTCCGCCGCCGCGGTGAAGTCGACCGCGCCATCCGCCTGCACCAGGGGCTGGTCAACCGCCATGACCTGAGCGACGCGCAGCGCGTGCAGGCCCTGCTGGCGCTGGGCGAGGACTACATGAAGTCCGGCCTGCTGGACCGTGCAGAGACTGTGTTCACCGAGCTGGCGCAGCTGGACCAGCGCGCCCCGCAGGCGCTCAAGCACCTGATCGGCATCTACCAGGCCGAGCGTGACTGGGAAAAGGCGATCGACAACGCCACCCGCTTCGAAGACGTCACCGGCGAGCCGATGGGCAAGCTGATCGGGCAGTTCGAATGCGAACTGGCCGAACGCTTCCGCGGTGCTGGCAAGCTGGAAGAGGCGAGGGCGGCGATCGCCCGCGCCTACCAGGCCGACGCCATGTCGGTGCGCGCCGGCATCATCGAAGGTCGCCTTGAGACGGATGCGGGCAACGCTGAAGCCGCCGTGCGTGCATTCGAACGTGCCGCGCGCAACGATCCGGAGTACCTGCCCGAGCTGCTGCCGGCGTTGATGGAAAACTACCGCAAGGTCGGCGACCTGGGGGGCGCGCGTGCGTTCCTGTCGGAAATGACCGAACACTACCGTGGCATCGCCCCGGTGCTGGCCCTGACCCGGCTGATGGAAGAGCAGGAGGGTGTGGCTCCGGCCCGTGCCTACCTTGGCCGCCAGCTCAAGGATCGTCCGTCGGTGCGCGGCGAATCCGCGCTGATCGACCTGACGCTGGCCGAGGGCGCCGATTCCACTGCGACCCTGCATGACCTCAAGCACATCACCGACCAGCTGCTGGTGCGCAATCCCGCCTACCGGTGCACCCGTTGCGGATTCGGTGCACGCACCCACCATTGGCAGTGCCCGAGCTGCAAGGAATGGGGCACGGTCAAGCCACTGCTGAACTACGCGGTGCTCTGA
- a CDS encoding LapA family protein: MKVFRLLVLLAVLILGLIIGAVNMTAMSINLLFTQLNTSVGVALIAALLIGVIVGAGLVLVSVVIPLYSQLRRANKSAAMPAAGVSPQSFDGR; the protein is encoded by the coding sequence ATGAAGGTCTTTCGTCTGCTGGTCCTGCTGGCGGTCCTGATCCTTGGGCTGATCATTGGTGCGGTCAACATGACCGCGATGTCGATCAACCTGCTGTTTACCCAATTGAATACCTCCGTGGGCGTGGCGCTCATTGCGGCCCTGCTGATCGGTGTCATCGTCGGTGCCGGCCTGGTGCTGGTGAGCGTGGTCATTCCGCTCTACAGCCAGCTGCGCCGCGCCAACAAGTCCGCCGCCATGCCGGCCGCGGGTGTTTCCCCCCAATCTTTTGATGGACGCTGA